In a genomic window of Pedobacter sp. KBS0701:
- a CDS encoding DNA-directed RNA polymerase subunit omega, producing MNTNKPAVPNTTVTRNVHDLDKTTDNLYESLVVIAKRANQISNNVKEELHGKLAEFASSNDNLEEIFENREQIEISKHYERMPKPVLVAIDEFLNEKVYHRNPAKEQK from the coding sequence ATGAATACTAACAAACCTGCTGTACCAAATACTACAGTAACCAGAAACGTACACGATTTAGATAAAACTACTGATAACTTATACGAATCATTAGTGGTAATTGCTAAAAGGGCAAATCAGATCTCGAATAACGTTAAAGAAGAGTTACACGGTAAATTGGCAGAATTTGCTTCCAGCAACGATAATTTGGAAGAAATTTTCGAAAACCGCGAGCAGATTGAGATCAGCAAGCACTATGAGCGTATGCCGAAGCCTGTTTTGGTTGCTATTGATGAATTTTTGAACGAAAAAGTTTATCACAGAAATCCTGCTAAAGAACAAAAGTAA
- the coaBC gene encoding bifunctional phosphopantothenoylcysteine decarboxylase/phosphopantothenate--cysteine ligase CoaBC, producing the protein MLENKNIILGVCGSIAAYKSAFLVRLLIKAGANVKVILTPDGANFITPLTLATLSKNPVYTQYFEEETGVWSNHVELGLWADLIIIAPISANTLAKLATGICDNLLTAVYLSAKCPVYLAPAMDLDMWKHETTRSNIERVIGFGNTVIAPANGELASGLWGEGRMAEPEEIVSFLDNAIKKSMPLYGKKVMVTAGPTYEAIDPVRFIGNHSSGKMGFVIADELAKLGADVTLIAGPTAQKAAQSLKRIDVVSAQDMFNACSSIFPDTDITVMCAAVADYRPKQVATQKIKKQDSGLVLELEKTTDILASLGAAKKTHQVLVGFALETNDEENYAKGKLEKKNLDLVVLNSLNDTGAGFKSDTNKITIFNKALERTIFDMKSKTEVAKDICTAILKIAK; encoded by the coding sequence ATGCTAGAAAATAAAAATATAATCCTTGGCGTTTGCGGCAGCATCGCAGCATATAAGTCGGCATTTTTGGTTCGGCTGCTTATAAAAGCTGGTGCAAACGTAAAGGTTATTCTTACCCCTGATGGTGCTAATTTCATTACACCACTCACCCTTGCTACGCTTTCTAAAAACCCGGTTTATACGCAATATTTCGAAGAAGAAACAGGCGTATGGAGTAATCACGTTGAGTTAGGCCTGTGGGCTGATCTTATCATTATCGCTCCCATAAGTGCTAATACCTTAGCCAAACTAGCAACAGGAATCTGTGATAATTTATTAACTGCGGTTTACCTTTCGGCCAAATGTCCGGTTTATCTAGCCCCGGCTATGGATCTGGATATGTGGAAACACGAAACCACCCGAAGCAATATTGAACGTGTTATTGGTTTTGGGAATACCGTTATTGCTCCTGCCAATGGTGAACTGGCCAGCGGGCTCTGGGGCGAGGGCCGAATGGCTGAACCCGAAGAAATTGTTTCTTTCCTGGATAATGCCATTAAAAAATCGATGCCTCTATACGGCAAAAAGGTAATGGTTACCGCTGGTCCTACTTATGAGGCTATAGATCCTGTGCGTTTTATAGGCAACCATTCCTCAGGAAAGATGGGTTTTGTGATAGCCGATGAGTTGGCCAAACTAGGTGCAGATGTTACCCTAATTGCCGGACCAACCGCACAAAAAGCGGCACAAAGTTTAAAAAGGATTGATGTGGTAAGTGCTCAGGATATGTTCAATGCCTGTTCATCGATATTCCCTGATACCGATATTACCGTAATGTGTGCGGCAGTAGCCGATTATCGCCCCAAGCAGGTTGCCACCCAAAAAATTAAAAAACAGGATAGCGGATTGGTTCTGGAACTGGAAAAAACAACGGATATACTCGCTTCTTTAGGTGCGGCAAAAAAAACACACCAGGTTTTGGTTGGTTTTGCTTTAGAAACCAATGACGAAGAGAATTACGCAAAAGGCAAACTCGAGAAGAAAAATCTTGACCTGGTTGTTCTAAATTCTTTGAATGATACGGGCGCAGGTTTTAAATCAGATACCAATAAAATTACTATTTTTAACAAAGCTTTAGAACGGACTATTTTTGATATGAAATCGAAAACAGAAGTTGCCAAAGATATTTGTACTGCCATTTTAAAAATTGCGAAATGA
- a CDS encoding outer membrane protein assembly factor BamD: protein MFKVKHLIILLFIAALGIAGCKSRFEKLRASNDVAKKYQEALRLYNKRDYSKALVLFEDLSQKYRGRAEAEDLNYYYAYTLYRLSDYTTARYQFKSFADTYPASKNAEEARYMGAYCYYLESPSFSLDQENTYKAIDALQLFINLYPTSDRAAAAGKYIAVLRGKLEDKAFENAKMYLTTGPSNVDNYRAAVIALKNAQRDYPDIKYAEEMDFLMIKAQYLYAKNSYVIRQEDRYNEALALYTEFTENHPDSKFAKDAKALKSDVEAGIVATKQELALYAADQEKYKQMLIRTGKLKDTVSAKPTNADNTNIKNK, encoded by the coding sequence ATGTTTAAAGTTAAACACTTAATTATTTTATTATTTATTGCCGCTTTGGGTATTGCGGGTTGTAAAAGTCGTTTCGAGAAATTGAGAGCGAGCAATGACGTTGCAAAAAAATACCAGGAGGCGCTTCGTTTGTATAATAAACGCGATTACAGTAAGGCCTTAGTGCTTTTTGAGGATCTTTCTCAAAAATATCGTGGCCGTGCAGAAGCTGAGGATCTGAACTATTATTATGCTTATACATTATATAGATTAAGTGATTACACCACTGCGAGATACCAGTTTAAAAGTTTTGCGGATACCTACCCAGCAAGCAAGAATGCAGAAGAAGCGAGATACATGGGTGCTTATTGCTATTACTTAGAATCTCCAAGCTTCTCTTTAGATCAGGAAAATACCTATAAAGCTATTGATGCGCTACAATTATTTATCAACTTATACCCTACCAGCGATCGTGCTGCAGCTGCAGGCAAATATATTGCTGTACTAAGGGGCAAGCTGGAGGATAAAGCATTTGAAAATGCTAAAATGTATTTAACTACAGGCCCTAGTAATGTAGATAATTACAGAGCGGCTGTTATTGCCTTAAAAAATGCACAAAGAGACTACCCAGATATTAAATATGCTGAGGAAATGGATTTCCTGATGATTAAAGCGCAATATTTATACGCAAAAAATAGTTATGTCATCCGCCAGGAAGACCGGTATAATGAGGCACTTGCCTTATATACGGAGTTTACTGAAAACCACCCGGATAGTAAATTTGCTAAAGATGCAAAGGCGCTTAAGAGTGATGTTGAAGCAGGAATTGTGGCTACCAAGCAAGAATTGGCCTTATATGCTGCCGATCAGGAAAAATACAAGCAGATGCTGATCAGAACCGGTAAATTAAAAGATACCGTTTCTGCAAAACCAACTAATGCAGATAATACGAATATTAAAAACAAGTAA